One part of the Mangrovibacillus cuniculi genome encodes these proteins:
- a CDS encoding glycosyltransferase, translating into MIWTFIVLIGLHVLLFSRVNMLKSRHSNQSSEAVYTILIPARNEQHNLITLLPTVLGQELVKEVIVINDQSTDKTREVAESFGATVIDTPPLPQNWMGKSWALWNGVNYATGNHFIFLDADTWLKPEAIKKIDTAFSKQRYQGAMSIQPYHEMKNWKERFSILFHFITAASTGSTQLFRSKDSTVGGYGQALVMNRNTYIGIGGHEAIHEEVVENLALIQQVKSRNLPVQAYIGKDIIHMRMYPNGWSELVNGWSKSFAKGAMMTNSVMLFLISIWLTFYFTAAMEIFHITDQVSFSIWATFMLSYSFLFWMQANLFGKMKWTDMFLIPLFFFGFLYIFTRSVWNGVFNKKRFGKTGRLVEEIKKMGWVGLVLYWGCCQLLIALWSSSWSYSAIRRSFSTNKWLYPNDREKSLYQKLRISKWKDILPDAGGWFSSSQSKKTVKRDEINSFFYETVRAEQSHWLQILPVFPFFWMNDTVLLCWMVLYGVLVNVPFIFIQRYNRARILPLLKRSIIR; encoded by the coding sequence TGCTCGTAATGAACAACATAATCTGATCACTCTATTACCAACAGTACTAGGTCAAGAGTTAGTAAAGGAAGTAATTGTGATTAATGATCAGTCAACCGATAAAACTCGAGAAGTAGCGGAATCATTTGGTGCTACTGTTATTGATACACCTCCTCTACCTCAAAATTGGATGGGTAAATCATGGGCTTTATGGAATGGAGTTAACTATGCAACAGGCAATCACTTTATCTTTTTAGATGCTGATACATGGCTTAAGCCTGAAGCGATAAAAAAAATCGATACTGCATTCTCTAAACAACGTTACCAAGGTGCCATGAGCATTCAGCCTTACCATGAGATGAAGAATTGGAAAGAACGCTTTTCCATCTTATTTCATTTCATTACAGCTGCTTCAACAGGCTCCACTCAATTATTTCGTTCAAAAGATTCAACCGTAGGGGGGTATGGTCAAGCACTTGTTATGAACCGTAATACATACATTGGGATTGGTGGTCATGAAGCGATTCACGAGGAAGTCGTAGAGAATCTTGCTTTAATTCAACAAGTAAAATCAAGAAACTTGCCAGTTCAAGCGTATATTGGGAAAGACATTATTCATATGAGAATGTATCCGAATGGTTGGTCGGAGCTAGTAAATGGTTGGAGTAAGAGTTTTGCAAAAGGAGCCATGATGACAAACTCAGTTATGCTGTTTTTAATTTCCATTTGGCTAACGTTTTACTTCACAGCAGCGATGGAGATTTTCCACATTACGGACCAAGTATCATTTTCGATTTGGGCAACTTTCATGCTTAGTTACTCTTTCTTATTTTGGATGCAAGCTAATCTGTTCGGAAAAATGAAATGGACGGATATGTTTCTTATCCCTCTCTTTTTCTTTGGTTTCCTTTACATCTTTACTCGTTCTGTATGGAATGGTGTTTTTAATAAAAAACGGTTTGGAAAGACCGGACGATTAGTGGAGGAAATTAAGAAAATGGGATGGGTAGGCTTAGTATTGTATTGGGGATGTTGTCAACTACTCATTGCTTTATGGAGTTCTTCTTGGTCATATTCAGCAATACGGAGATCTTTCTCTACGAATAAGTGGTTATATCCAAATGATAGAGAGAAAAGCCTTTATCAAAAACTCCGAATCTCTAAGTGGAAGGATATCTTGCCAGATGCAGGTGGTTGGTTCTCTTCATCCCAAAGTAAAAAAACAGTAAAACGCGATGAAATAAATAGTTTCTTTTACGAAACGGTCCGTGCAGAGCAATCACACTGGCTACAAATTTTACCTGTATTTCCTTTCTTTTGGATGAATGATACTGTTCTATTATGTTGGATGGTATTATACGGTGTCCTAGTAAATGTTCCTTTTATCTTTATTCAGCGTTATAACAGAGCTAGAATTTTGCCACTCTTAAAAAGGAGCATCATTCGTTGA
- a CDS encoding DedA family protein → MSTKQWWKRAEKTFEKYEDKALILSISLPGLRLAVPFLAGVKGISVKTFYLYSTLPVTLWACGYFLLGFWYFPIASEQPWLFIPVFLVYVAALALRSILLTKKSPSKSHLS, encoded by the coding sequence ATGTCTACTAAACAGTGGTGGAAAAGAGCGGAAAAGACATTTGAAAAGTACGAAGATAAAGCACTAATACTCTCTATATCTCTACCTGGTCTTCGTTTAGCTGTTCCTTTTTTAGCTGGAGTGAAGGGGATTTCGGTTAAAACATTTTACTTATATTCCACCTTGCCGGTTACACTATGGGCATGTGGATATTTCCTATTAGGTTTTTGGTACTTCCCGATAGCAAGTGAGCAGCCATGGCTATTCATCCCTGTTTTTTTAGTCTATGTAGCTGCTTTGGCACTAAGATCTATTCTTTTAACAAAGAAATCTCCATCGAAAAGTCACCTTTCGTAA
- the recQ gene encoding DNA helicase RecQ has protein sequence MLEKAKEPLKHYFGFDDFRTGQKETISNLLTGKSMLTVMPTGGGKSLCYQVPALLFEGTSIVISPLISLMKDQVDALQENGVKAVALHSGLSSNELEETMQEIMTGEIKLIYVAPERLDHPRFRDICLRLTIPLVAIDEAHCISQWGHDFRPSYRMILPFIQSLPVHPLVVALTATATPNVRQDILAALRIPRENEVVTGFERSNLTFEVVRGTDKTKYIETFIEGNKSESGIIYAATRNKVDQLYELLKQKGYAVGRYHGGLADQVRAEQQDAFLRDDVSIMIATNAFGMGIDKSNLRYIIHAQMPKNMEGYYQEAGRAGRDGLPSVCILLYSPQDIQVQRFLLEQSTTSEERYLHEVDRLRKMQDYCHTEGCLQQFIVNYFGEESAESCGRCANCTDQRESEDRTVDAQRVLSCVVRMGQRFGKAMIANVLIGSKNKKVLEFGFEQLPTYGILTAWSGKQAQDFIEYLTSEQYLLMSGGSFPVLQVSEKGKEVLKGLRKVSKKAEAAQHTIVANDELFESLRKKRREIAEEAGVPPFVVFSDATLKEMSANQPTTESALLEVKGVGQRKLDQYGDFFLTIICEYKSKVDSQGSTE, from the coding sequence TTGTTAGAAAAAGCAAAAGAACCTTTAAAGCATTATTTTGGATTTGATGATTTTAGAACTGGACAAAAAGAAACGATTTCAAACCTACTGACTGGAAAATCCATGTTAACCGTAATGCCAACAGGTGGAGGAAAGTCATTGTGCTATCAAGTCCCCGCATTACTCTTCGAAGGAACTTCTATCGTTATCTCACCATTAATTTCCTTAATGAAAGATCAAGTAGATGCTCTGCAAGAGAATGGTGTTAAAGCAGTAGCACTACATAGTGGTCTATCCTCAAATGAATTAGAAGAAACTATGCAAGAAATTATGACTGGAGAAATCAAGTTGATTTACGTTGCTCCGGAAAGATTAGATCACCCTAGATTCAGAGATATTTGTTTGCGACTAACAATTCCTCTTGTAGCGATTGATGAAGCACACTGTATCTCTCAGTGGGGACATGATTTTAGACCAAGTTATCGAATGATATTACCATTTATTCAATCACTTCCAGTACATCCTCTCGTTGTTGCATTAACCGCTACGGCAACGCCAAATGTTCGACAAGATATTTTAGCTGCACTACGAATTCCGAGGGAAAATGAAGTAGTCACGGGGTTTGAGAGAAGTAACTTAACGTTTGAAGTGGTTAGAGGTACAGATAAAACGAAGTATATTGAAACATTTATTGAAGGAAATAAATCAGAATCAGGAATTATCTATGCTGCCACTCGAAATAAAGTGGATCAGCTCTATGAATTGTTAAAACAAAAAGGCTATGCGGTAGGTCGCTATCATGGTGGTTTAGCAGATCAAGTGAGAGCAGAGCAACAAGATGCTTTCTTACGCGATGATGTTTCTATTATGATTGCTACTAATGCTTTTGGGATGGGAATTGACAAAAGTAATTTACGATACATCATTCACGCACAAATGCCTAAAAACATGGAAGGGTATTATCAGGAAGCGGGTAGAGCAGGACGGGATGGCTTACCTAGTGTGTGTATTCTTCTTTATTCTCCACAGGATATTCAAGTTCAACGTTTCTTATTAGAACAATCAACTACATCAGAAGAACGTTATTTACATGAAGTGGATAGACTTCGAAAAATGCAAGATTATTGTCACACAGAAGGGTGCCTTCAACAATTTATAGTTAACTATTTCGGTGAAGAGTCCGCTGAATCGTGTGGTAGATGTGCAAATTGTACAGATCAAAGAGAATCTGAGGATCGTACCGTTGATGCACAGCGTGTACTAAGTTGTGTTGTTCGAATGGGTCAACGTTTTGGAAAAGCCATGATAGCCAATGTTTTAATAGGATCTAAGAATAAAAAAGTTTTAGAGTTTGGTTTCGAACAACTACCAACATACGGTATTTTAACTGCTTGGTCCGGTAAACAAGCACAAGATTTTATTGAATACTTAACTTCTGAACAATATCTACTCATGAGTGGTGGAAGTTTCCCGGTTCTGCAAGTATCAGAAAAAGGAAAAGAAGTGTTGAAAGGATTGAGAAAAGTCTCTAAAAAGGCAGAAGCGGCACAACATACTATTGTAGCAAATGACGAATTATTTGAATCGTTACGAAAGAAAAGGAGAGAGATTGCTGAGGAAGCAGGTGTTCCTCCATTTGTTGTGTTTTCGGATGCTACGTTAAAAGAAATGAGTGCCAACCAGCCTACTACCGAGAGCGCATTGTTAGAAGTAAAAGGAGTAGGTCAGAGAAAGTTAGACCAGTACGGAGATTTCTTTTTAACTATTATTTGCGAGTATAAGAGTAAGGTAGACTCACAAGGTAGTACAGAATAA
- a CDS encoding MFS transporter: MNEGMVYKSYYTLMFLAVGSLYPLLSVYLSNVIGLSPAEIGMIMSLGPVVMIVFQPIWGFQADKTGQPKMLLQLTMVMTAIMGIGYLLFDSYLILFLVAILVAVFQSALIPLSDSMALSYAGRSGTPYGSIRMYGSLGFALAVFFMGRLAETTIGLPVIVYAFSIFLLFGAAFLWFIPKSDVQKKADLSLKKAVVGLSNNKPFLLLLVITFCFFGPNLANNVYFSLFVEASGATYAGIGIVFLLAVISEIPFIRIASLVANKIGVMGCISLASGIALIRWIIYLNEPSLAVVYGTTILQGISIGLFIPTALQYVKEITPPTMVASAITIYSSIGNGLGNWFHTLVGGQIAERFSIYHVYTWFAIITALGLVTTIYLMRKPVESYVEQQAS, translated from the coding sequence GTGAATGAAGGCATGGTATACAAAAGCTATTACACCTTAATGTTCTTGGCCGTAGGAAGTTTATACCCTTTATTAAGTGTATATTTATCAAATGTGATTGGTTTATCACCAGCAGAAATAGGGATGATAATGTCTCTTGGACCAGTTGTCATGATTGTCTTTCAACCAATATGGGGATTCCAAGCAGATAAAACAGGTCAACCTAAAATGCTTCTTCAGTTGACGATGGTGATGACTGCTATTATGGGGATTGGATACTTATTGTTTGATTCGTATTTAATCTTGTTCCTTGTTGCTATTTTAGTAGCGGTATTTCAAAGTGCTTTAATACCATTATCAGATTCTATGGCACTAAGTTATGCGGGAAGATCTGGTACTCCTTATGGTAGCATTCGTATGTACGGATCGTTAGGATTTGCTTTGGCTGTATTTTTCATGGGAAGATTAGCGGAAACGACGATTGGTTTACCTGTTATTGTGTATGCGTTCAGCATATTTCTTTTATTCGGTGCAGCATTTTTATGGTTTATTCCTAAAAGTGATGTACAGAAGAAAGCAGATCTATCTCTTAAGAAGGCAGTCGTAGGATTGTCTAATAACAAGCCATTTTTATTATTGCTTGTAATAACTTTCTGTTTCTTTGGTCCCAACTTAGCAAACAATGTGTACTTTTCTCTTTTTGTAGAAGCTTCTGGTGCCACATATGCTGGGATTGGAATTGTGTTTTTATTAGCGGTAATTAGTGAGATTCCTTTTATTCGAATTGCTTCGCTCGTTGCTAATAAAATTGGTGTGATGGGCTGTATTTCACTTGCGAGTGGCATTGCGTTGATTAGGTGGATTATTTATCTAAACGAACCTTCTTTAGCAGTAGTTTACGGAACAACTATTCTTCAGGGTATATCCATTGGGTTATTTATTCCTACAGCTCTTCAATATGTGAAGGAAATCACTCCACCAACCATGGTAGCATCTGCTATTACAATATACTCTAGTATAGGAAACGGTCTTGGAAACTGGTTCCACACGTTAGTTGGCGGACAAATTGCAGAAAGATTCTCTATTTACCACGTATATACTTGGTTTGCCATTATTACAGCACTTGGTTTAGTTACAACCATCTATTTAATGAGAAAGCCAGTTGAATCATACGTGGAGCAACAAGCCTCTTAA
- a CDS encoding S1 RNA-binding domain-containing protein yields the protein MEIGKVCTLFVAREVDFGVFLEDDRGESVLLHNNEMTEEVFVDDEVDVFVYLDKEGRLTATMKLPKVQKGRYGWVDVVAEHGEHGVFVNIGLLKDVLVSNDDLPAWHSVWPEAGDRLFVSLKEDQMGRLLAKVATENIVASIARKAPKSMYNQKFVGTVYRCQKVGTYLISDEGYKAFVHYSERQEEPRLGQKVEGRVIDVKDDGTLNVSFLPRKEVKMDDDAEQIYSYLLQRGGQMPYTDKSTPEDIQDRFQLSKASFKRALGRLMKEGKIEQKDGWTRVKENVNN from the coding sequence ATCGAAATTGGTAAAGTATGTACATTGTTTGTCGCTCGAGAAGTAGACTTTGGTGTATTTTTAGAAGATGATAGAGGCGAATCTGTACTCTTGCATAATAATGAAATGACAGAAGAAGTCTTTGTAGACGATGAAGTAGATGTCTTTGTGTATCTTGATAAAGAAGGAAGATTAACAGCTACAATGAAACTTCCCAAAGTACAAAAAGGAAGATATGGTTGGGTAGATGTTGTCGCTGAACACGGGGAACATGGTGTATTTGTTAATATCGGTTTGTTAAAAGATGTGCTAGTCTCAAATGACGACCTACCTGCCTGGCATTCTGTATGGCCTGAAGCAGGGGATAGACTATTTGTTTCCCTAAAAGAAGACCAAATGGGAAGGTTGCTTGCGAAAGTGGCGACAGAAAATATTGTAGCATCTATTGCTAGAAAAGCACCTAAATCGATGTACAATCAAAAATTCGTGGGAACGGTTTATCGTTGTCAAAAAGTTGGTACTTACTTAATTTCAGATGAGGGCTATAAAGCGTTTGTCCATTATTCTGAGCGACAAGAAGAGCCAAGACTCGGTCAAAAAGTGGAAGGTCGAGTAATTGATGTAAAAGATGATGGCACGTTAAACGTATCTTTCTTACCACGTAAAGAAGTAAAAATGGATGATGATGCAGAGCAAATCTATTCTTATTTACTTCAACGTGGAGGACAAATGCCATATACGGATAAATCTACACCTGAAGATATTCAAGATCGCTTCCAGTTAAGTAAAGCTTCTTTCAAACGAGCTCTTGGTCGTCTAATGAAGGAAGGGAAAATCGAACAAAAAGATGGTTGGACGCGTGTAAAGGAAAACGTGAATAACTAA
- a CDS encoding ABC-F family ATP-binding cassette domain-containing protein, which produces MITVTDVSLRFADRKLFDDVNIKFTPGNCYGLIGANGAGKSTFIKILSGEIEAQTGSVHLGPDERLAVLKQNHYEYEEYEVMETVIMGHARLYKVMKEKDAIYMKEDFSDEDGIRAAELEGEFAELNGWESESEAAILLKGLGIGEDLHNKKMADISGSEKVKVLLAQALFGKPDVLLLDEPTNHLDIEAIQWLEEFLINFENTVIVVSHDRHFLNKVCTHIADLDFGKIQLYVGNYDFWYESSQLATRMAQDQNKKKEEKIKELQAFIARFSANASKSKQATSRKKLLDKISLDDIKPSSRRYPYVQFGLGREIGNDVLRVEGISKTIDGVKVLNNVNFTVGRDDKIALLGDEIAKTTLMKILMGEMEPDEGTFRWGVTTSQAYFPKDNSEYFNGPEPTLVDWLRQYSPDDESETFLRGFLGRMLFSGEEVKKKPSVLSGGEKVRCMLSKMMLSNSNVLIMDEPTNHLDLESITALNNGLIAFKGVLLFTSHDHQFMQTIANRIVEITEDGALDKQVSYDEYLEWKKAQ; this is translated from the coding sequence ATGATTACAGTTACAGATGTCAGTTTACGATTTGCCGATCGTAAGCTGTTTGATGATGTCAATATTAAATTTACACCAGGCAATTGTTATGGATTAATTGGAGCAAATGGTGCAGGTAAATCCACTTTTATTAAAATTCTTTCTGGTGAGATTGAAGCTCAAACAGGTTCTGTACATTTAGGTCCAGATGAGCGTTTAGCAGTTTTAAAACAGAACCATTATGAATATGAAGAGTATGAAGTAATGGAAACTGTTATTATGGGGCATGCTCGCTTATATAAAGTGATGAAAGAAAAAGATGCGATCTATATGAAAGAAGATTTCTCTGACGAAGATGGTATTCGTGCTGCTGAGTTAGAAGGAGAATTCGCTGAATTAAATGGATGGGAGTCAGAGTCAGAAGCTGCTATCCTATTAAAAGGTCTTGGAATCGGCGAAGATCTTCATAATAAGAAAATGGCCGACATTTCAGGTTCTGAAAAAGTTAAAGTCCTTCTTGCTCAAGCGTTGTTCGGTAAACCAGATGTTTTACTACTGGATGAGCCTACCAACCACTTGGACATTGAAGCGATTCAATGGTTGGAAGAGTTCTTAATTAACTTTGAAAACACAGTTATTGTCGTATCCCATGACCGTCATTTCTTAAACAAAGTTTGTACGCACATTGCAGACCTTGATTTCGGAAAGATCCAATTATACGTAGGTAACTATGACTTCTGGTATGAGTCTTCTCAATTAGCGACTCGTATGGCACAAGACCAAAACAAGAAAAAAGAAGAGAAGATTAAAGAGTTACAAGCGTTTATCGCACGTTTCTCGGCCAATGCTTCGAAATCTAAGCAAGCAACTTCTCGTAAAAAGTTATTAGATAAAATTTCACTTGACGACATTAAACCTTCTTCTCGTCGTTATCCTTATGTTCAGTTCGGATTAGGACGTGAAATTGGTAACGATGTGTTACGTGTAGAAGGTATATCTAAAACAATTGATGGCGTGAAAGTTTTAAACAATGTAAACTTCACAGTCGGCCGCGATGATAAGATTGCTCTTCTAGGTGACGAGATTGCTAAAACTACTTTAATGAAAATTCTTATGGGTGAAATGGAGCCAGACGAAGGAACATTCCGTTGGGGTGTAACTACTTCTCAAGCTTATTTCCCTAAAGATAATTCAGAGTATTTTAACGGACCAGAACCTACATTAGTAGATTGGTTACGTCAATATTCACCAGATGATGAAAGCGAAACGTTCCTACGAGGATTCCTAGGACGTATGTTGTTCTCTGGTGAAGAGGTAAAGAAAAAGCCAAGTGTCCTTTCTGGAGGAGAAAAAGTTCGTTGTATGCTATCCAAAATGATGCTTTCTAACTCTAACGTGTTAATCATGGATGAACCAACAAACCACTTAGACTTAGAATCCATTACTGCATTAAACAACGGATTGATCGCATTCAAAGGCGTGCTTCTGTTCACTTCACACGATCACCAGTTCATGCAAACAATCGCAAACCGTATTGTAGAAATTACAGAAGACGGTGCATTAGATAAACAAGTATCATACGACGAGTACCTTGAGTGGAAAAAAGCTCAATAA